A window of Bacteroidota bacterium contains these coding sequences:
- a CDS encoding DMT family transporter: protein MSIIGEISALITAFCWSGSSISFAEATKRAGSVLVNVARLIVAAFFLLITILIAQISLQLSSTQYTCLVVSGIIGLTFGDTFLFKAYQQLGARVTSLIMSFAPAVSALLAFIFLGEVLSIQDIIGILITIAGIAIVVLEKNENVSLRRTFFNIGLLMAFLGAVGQGSGLVFAKMAFNEGDINGFAATFIRIAAGLITLFPIALISGRLKNPFKTFLADKQAFKYTVLGALMGPYFGITFSLIAISHTKVGIAATIMAIVPILMLPLVKYFYKETITKRAVVGAFVAVAGVALLFLF from the coding sequence ATGTCTATTATTGGTGAAATATCTGCATTAATTACAGCATTTTGCTGGTCGGGTTCGTCAATTTCGTTCGCCGAAGCAACAAAAAGAGCCGGGTCGGTATTAGTCAATGTTGCACGTTTGATCGTTGCGGCATTTTTTCTACTAATCACAATTCTAATTGCTCAAATCAGTTTACAACTTTCATCAACACAATATACTTGTTTAGTAGTTAGCGGAATTATTGGTTTAACTTTCGGCGATACATTTCTCTTCAAAGCATATCAACAACTCGGTGCACGAGTAACTTCGTTGATAATGTCGTTTGCTCCGGCAGTGAGTGCTTTGTTGGCATTTATATTTTTAGGCGAGGTTCTGTCAATTCAGGATATCATAGGAATACTTATAACAATCGCAGGTATCGCAATTGTGGTTCTCGAAAAAAATGAAAACGTTTCGCTCAGGCGGACATTTTTTAACATCGGTTTATTGATGGCATTTTTAGGTGCAGTCGGTCAAGGGAGTGGATTAGTCTTCGCAAAAATGGCTTTTAACGAAGGTGATATTAACGGTTTTGCTGCAACTTTTATACGAATAGCTGCCGGTTTAATTACTTTATTTCCGATAGCTTTAATTTCGGGACGATTAAAAAATCCTTTCAAAACATTCTTAGCCGACAAACAAGCTTTTAAATATACAGTGTTAGGTGCGCTGATGGGTCCTTACTTCGGTATAACATTTAGCTTAATCGCAATTTCGCATACGAAAGTCGGTATTGCGGCGACGATTATGGCGATCGTTCCGATATTAATGCTGCCGTTAGTAAAATATTTTTATAAAGAAACAATAACTAAGCGGGCAGTTGTGGGAGCTTTTGTGGCAGTAGCTGGTGTTGCTTTATTATTCTTGTTTTGA
- a CDS encoding XdhC family protein → MKSIFEKICNFLELNQHGMLATIVWTSGSTPAPAQSKMLLGIDGNRIAGTIGGGCVEDAVMRRAAAIQDKNIAVILDFELNDDDAETGLICGGTLKVLIEPINISHQQLFKKLSERCDAGLETILVSKIGKDNNSEKSIYDKANRLLLGNLSEIKSFPKNVLEKFIPVMQNIEDDLYIYEPIEGKAPLYIFGGGHVGKAVSKFAAPCGFSVTIVDDRIEYTNRDKFLEADKTICLPFRNISEHLKIEETAFVIIVTRGHSYDELVLEQILKFKPKYIGMIGSKRKVLVSYKNLIAKGLDESRLKNIFAPVGLDIGAISVEEIAVSIVAEMVSVRRKNITHSVSHKKISN, encoded by the coding sequence ATGAAAAGTATATTCGAAAAAATATGTAATTTCCTTGAGTTAAACCAGCATGGCATGCTTGCGACAATTGTGTGGACGTCTGGCTCAACTCCCGCCCCCGCACAATCGAAAATGCTGCTCGGCATAGACGGAAACCGGATTGCCGGAACAATCGGCGGAGGATGTGTCGAGGATGCAGTTATGCGAAGAGCGGCTGCAATTCAAGATAAAAATATAGCTGTAATTTTGGATTTCGAATTGAATGACGACGACGCAGAAACCGGGTTAATATGCGGCGGTACTCTGAAAGTATTAATCGAACCAATAAACATTTCGCATCAACAGTTGTTCAAAAAACTTTCTGAGAGATGCGATGCCGGACTAGAAACCATACTCGTATCCAAAATTGGTAAAGATAATAATTCTGAAAAATCGATATACGATAAAGCTAACCGATTGCTGTTAGGCAATTTAAGTGAAATTAAATCGTTCCCTAAAAATGTATTAGAAAAATTTATTCCGGTGATGCAAAATATTGAAGATGATTTATACATCTATGAGCCAATCGAGGGAAAGGCACCGCTTTATATCTTCGGAGGCGGGCATGTCGGCAAAGCTGTTTCTAAATTTGCTGCCCCGTGCGGTTTCAGCGTTACTATAGTTGATGATAGAATTGAATACACCAACCGTGATAAATTTCTGGAGGCTGACAAAACGATATGCTTACCTTTCAGAAATATTTCTGAACATCTTAAAATCGAAGAAACAGCTTTTGTGATAATCGTAACTCGCGGGCACAGCTACGATGAGTTAGTGCTTGAGCAGATTCTAAAATTCAAACCAAAATATATCGGGATGATTGGAAGTAAACGGAAAGTATTAGTTTCTTACAAAAATCTAATAGCGAAGGGATTAGACGAATCGAGACTGAAAAATATATTTGCACCTGTCGGATTAGACATCGGTGCAATTTCGGTGGAGGAGATTGCGGTGAGTATTGTTGCCGAAATGGTGAGTGTGAGAAGAAAAAATATTACTCATAGTGTGAGCCACAAAAAAATCTCAAATTGA
- a CDS encoding nucleotidyltransferase family protein translates to MNTSIYGVILAAGESIRMGSPKALLQIKGKTFLQHLVATLRNAGLHEISVVLGHDSDKIIAQLPDLKIDFVINENYQKGQLSSIQVAIKSAPNDCDAIMICPIDRPLISSELIKKLIEAYSKTKPPIVVPIFDAKRGHPIIFSSSLFSELMRAPHDIGARAVVWAHHNEVIEVPTGEEGILINVDTPEIFEKYINQMNIE, encoded by the coding sequence ATGAATACATCAATTTACGGAGTTATACTCGCCGCTGGAGAATCCATAAGGATGGGTTCACCGAAGGCGCTTCTACAAATTAAAGGGAAGACTTTTCTTCAACATCTCGTAGCAACATTGCGAAATGCAGGGTTACATGAAATTAGTGTCGTATTAGGACATGATTCTGATAAAATCATAGCTCAACTTCCAGACTTGAAAATTGATTTCGTTATAAATGAGAATTATCAAAAAGGACAACTCTCTTCGATACAAGTGGCTATAAAAAGTGCACCCAATGATTGCGATGCGATTATGATTTGTCCGATTGATAGACCTTTAATCTCATCCGAATTGATTAAAAAACTGATTGAGGCATACTCGAAAACAAAACCACCGATCGTTGTACCGATATTCGATGCAAAGAGAGGCCACCCTATAATATTTTCATCTTCTTTATTCTCTGAATTAATGCGAGCGCCTCACGATATTGGTGCCCGCGCAGTAGTCTGGGCACATCATAATGAAGTTATCGAAGTTCCTACCGGGGAAGAAGGGATTCTTATTAATGTTGATACACCAGAGATTTTTGAAAAATATATTAACCAAATGAATATTGAATGA
- a CDS encoding ornithine carbamoyltransferase, with the protein MPTKLPKLPNTVRGKDYIETKDWSVKEIELALKVAADLKIRFRKGQPHRYLPDKTNFLFFFDKSTRTRNSFEAGLTQLGGHAHFISAETSQVAHGESPKDMGIILSSYGHAIAIRHDLVPGEGNKYMREVAEHADVPVMNLQCDIDHPFQALADLMTIREEFGKNLRGKKIAVSWAYAPSYAKPMSVPQGLITLMPRFGLDVVLAHPPEYKLMDSEVEYAKKAAKENGTKFEIVDNMDEAFESAHIVYPKSWGIESLFHTPEKALEISKKYKNWICDEEKMKLTAKKSIYMHCLPADRGYEVTDAVIDGSHSRVFPEAENRLHTCKAVMALTM; encoded by the coding sequence ATGCCAACAAAACTACCAAAACTCCCGAACACAGTCCGGGGGAAAGATTACATCGAAACAAAGGACTGGTCAGTAAAAGAAATCGAGCTTGCACTGAAAGTTGCAGCCGATTTAAAAATACGTTTCAGAAAAGGTCAGCCACATCGCTACCTGCCGGACAAGACAAACTTCTTGTTTTTCTTCGACAAATCGACAAGAACAAGAAACTCGTTTGAAGCTGGTTTAACACAGCTCGGAGGTCACGCTCACTTTATCTCTGCCGAAACCTCACAAGTTGCGCACGGTGAATCGCCGAAAGATATGGGAATAATACTTTCGAGCTACGGACATGCAATCGCCATCCGCCACGACTTGGTTCCGGGCGAAGGCAACAAGTATATGCGGGAAGTTGCTGAACATGCCGATGTGCCGGTTATGAATTTGCAATGCGATATCGACCATCCTTTCCAGGCGCTTGCCGACTTGATGACAATCCGGGAAGAGTTCGGAAAGAATTTACGCGGTAAAAAAATTGCCGTGTCGTGGGCTTATGCACCGAGTTACGCAAAGCCGATGTCCGTCCCGCAAGGTTTGATAACTTTGATGCCGCGCTTCGGACTTGATGTAGTACTTGCACATCCGCCGGAATACAAACTGATGGATAGCGAAGTTGAATACGCGAAGAAAGCTGCAAAAGAAAACGGAACGAAATTCGAAATAGTAGATAATATGGATGAAGCTTTCGAAAGCGCTCATATAGTTTATCCAAAATCGTGGGGAATTGAATCTCTTTTCCATACACCCGAAAAAGCTTTAGAGATTTCGAAGAAATACAAAAATTGGATTTGCGACGAAGAAAAAATGAAACTCACTGCAAAAAAATCAATCTACATGCACTGCTTACCAGCAGACCGCGGTTACGAAGTAACCGATGCTGTTATTGATGGTTCACACTCACGTGTATTCCCCGAAGCAGAAAATCGTTTGCACACTTGTAAAGCGGTTATGGCTTTAACGATGTAA
- a CDS encoding four helix bundle protein, whose translation MAKGDDIQERFINFSVSIIKLCEKLPDNYTGRHLSNQLLRCGTSPAHNYGEARGAESKRDFLHKLGIVLIELNETQISLEIIKRSKIISNEIIGPIAEECIQLSKIINSSITTAKGKKNI comes from the coding sequence ATGGCAAAAGGAGACGATATACAAGAGAGATTCATCAACTTTTCTGTTAGTATTATAAAGCTCTGTGAAAAATTGCCTGACAACTATACGGGTAGGCATCTTTCAAATCAACTTCTACGATGTGGAACCTCACCTGCTCACAATTATGGTGAGGCTAGAGGTGCTGAGAGCAAAAGAGATTTTTTACATAAGTTGGGAATTGTTTTGATAGAGCTGAATGAAACTCAAATTTCGCTTGAGATAATAAAAAGAAGCAAAATAATCTCAAACGAGATTATTGGTCCAATCGCGGAAGAATGTATTCAGCTTTCAAAAATAATTAATTCGAGTATTACAACTGCAAAAGGTAAAAAAAATATTTAA